The Mycobacteriales bacterium genome contains the following window.
ACCGCAGCGGAGGCGGCGTACGTCGTCGCGGACTGCGGTGCGAAGGCGCTGTTCGCCGACGTCCGGTTCGCCGAGGTGGCGAAGGCCGCGGCGGCCGCCGCCAAGCCCACCCTCGCGCTGTCGATCGGCGGTGCTATCGAAGGCTTCACCGGCCTCGAGCAAGCAGTGGCGGACTACTCCGGCGACGACCTGCCGGACGCGCGGCTCGGTACGACGATGATGTACACCTCCGGCACGACCGGGCGCCCCAAGGGTGTGCATCGCGAGATCACCGGCAAGATGAGCGACTCGTCGATGGCGATGACCCAACGGCTACGCGACGCGGCGGGCTTCCAGCCGGGCAAAGACGCCTCGCTCATCACCGGCCCGCTCTATCACGCGGCGCCGCTGCTGTTCGGGCTGAGCATGCCGCTTGCCTTCGGCACCACCGTTGTGCTGATGGACGGCTGGGACGCCGAGGAGATGCTCCAGCTCGTCCAGCAGCACGCCATCACGCACATGCATCTCGTGCCGACGATGTTCCACCGGCTGCTGTCCCTGCCGGCCGAGGTACGCGAGTCCTACGACGTCAGCTCGCTGCGCCAGATCTGGCACGGCGCCGCGCCCTGTCCGGTGCCGGTGAAGCAGCAGATGATCGAGTGGCTCGGGCCGATCATCTGGGAGTACTACGGCGCCACCGAAGGCTTGACGACGATCGTCGACTCCCACGAGTGGCTGGCGCGGCCGGGCACTGTCGGACGCCCCGAGGACGGCCAGGTCGAGATCCGCGACGACGACGGCAACCGGCTGCCCGCCGGCACGCCGGGGACCGTCTACATCGCGGCGTCGCCGGACTCCCGGTTCCGCTACCACGGCGACGAGGCGAAGACCGCCGACACCTATCGCGGCGACTACTACACCGTCGGTGACATCGGCTACCTGGACGAGGACGGCTGGCTGTTTCTCACCGACCGCAGCGCGAACCTGATCATCTCCGGCGGCGTGAACATCTATCCCGCCGAGGTCGAGGCCGTCCTCATCACGCATCCCGCGGTCGGCGACGTGGCGGTGATCGGCGTACCCAGCGAGGAGTGGGGAGAGGTGGTCAAGGCCGTCGTCGAGGTCCAGCCCGGGCTGGCCGGCGACGACGCGCTCGCTGCCGAGCTGATGGAGTTCGCCCGGAGCAGGCTCGCCGGCTACAAGTGCCCGCGCAGCGTGGACTTCGTCGACCGGCTGCCGCGGGAGGACAACGGCAAGCTGTACAAGCGCAAGCTCCGCGAGGCGTATCGGCTCGCCGCCGGCAGCGATAACGTCGGATGATGCGCGTTTCGATCGACAGTGTGAAATGTCAGGGCCATGGGCGCTGCTACACCCTGGCTCCCGAGGTCTTCGACGAGGACGGCGAGGGCCAGGGTCTCGTGCTCGGCTCCGGCGACGTCGCGCCTGACCAGGAGGCGGCCGTTCATCTCGCCGAGGCCAACTGCCCTGAAGGCGCAGTGGTGATCGAGAAGTGAGCTCGTCGTCGTGACCACTGACGAGCGGTTCGGCCGCAGCTTCGAAGAGCTGCGCTCCGACCGCGAGTTCGGCACCCGCAGTCCCGTGGTGACCGGGCCGGTTTCGGACTGGGCGACCGACTTCTCGCACATGGAGCCGGAGTGGGCCGCGGACCCGTACTCGATCCAGGACGACCTGCGTGAGCGCTGCCCGATCGCGCACACCGACCGGTTCGGCGGCGGCTGGCTGCCGGTGCGCCATGACGATGTCGCCGAGATCGCCTACGACACCGACCGGTTCTCCTCGCGCTCGCCGGTGGTGGGGAACTTCCGGCCGCCGGTGAGCCTCGCTCCGGTCGGCGGCATCCCACCGATCTCCTCGGACCCGCCGTTCCATCACGACGCGCGCAAGCTGTTGCTGCCCGCCTTCACTCGCAACGCCGTCGCGAAGCTCGAGCCGGCAACCCGCGAGTTCTGCCACAAGCTCATCGACGACATGGGCACGGCCGACGTCGTCGACGCCGCGTCGCAGTACGCCCAGCACATCCCTGCCCGGGTCATCGCGTCGATGCTCGGCTTCCCGCAGGAGGACGGGCCGAAGTTCCGCACTTACATCGAGGACACCCTCGAAGGCATCAACCTGCCGCCCGAGGAACGGTTGG
Protein-coding sequences here:
- a CDS encoding ferredoxin, with the translated sequence MRVSIDSVKCQGHGRCYTLAPEVFDEDGEGQGLVLGSGDVAPDQEAAVHLAEANCPEGAVVIEK
- a CDS encoding AMP-binding protein → TAAEAAYVVADCGAKALFADVRFAEVAKAAAAAAKPTLALSIGGAIEGFTGLEQAVADYSGDDLPDARLGTTMMYTSGTTGRPKGVHREITGKMSDSSMAMTQRLRDAAGFQPGKDASLITGPLYHAAPLLFGLSMPLAFGTTVVLMDGWDAEEMLQLVQQHAITHMHLVPTMFHRLLSLPAEVRESYDVSSLRQIWHGAAPCPVPVKQQMIEWLGPIIWEYYGATEGLTTIVDSHEWLARPGTVGRPEDGQVEIRDDDGNRLPAGTPGTVYIAASPDSRFRYHGDEAKTADTYRGDYYTVGDIGYLDEDGWLFLTDRSANLIISGGVNIYPAEVEAVLITHPAVGDVAVIGVPSEEWGEVVKAVVEVQPGLAGDDALAAELMEFARSRLAGYKCPRSVDFVDRLPREDNGKLYKRKLREAYRLAAGSDNVG